One cyanobiont of Ornithocercus magnificus DNA segment encodes these proteins:
- a CDS encoding biopolymer transporter, with the protein MIHPQSLMLLVSVLLFLLTSCRGQIVSSSNNIDSLIHHSNTNQRSPAMGQQMLATIANRDNHDEIELFDLRTNRNIALPNLNQTDVQPISVSIDADAERVAIVRQREGRAELVIYLRSLGSLQQLELNPPGVPRHVSLDATGQFLAVEVSRAGVWQTDLLHLYF; encoded by the coding sequence ATGATTCACCCTCAGTCACTAATGCTGCTGGTATCTGTTTTGCTGTTTTTACTGACGAGCTGTAGGGGCCAGATAGTAAGCTCATCTAACAATATAGATTCTCTAATACACCACTCTAACACTAATCAGCGCAGTCCAGCTATGGGACAGCAAATGCTGGCAACAATTGCCAATCGAGACAACCATGACGAAATTGAGCTATTTGATCTACGCACAAATCGCAATATTGCTCTGCCCAACCTAAATCAAACTGATGTCCAGCCAATAAGTGTCAGCATCGATGCCGATGCTGAGCGAGTTGCCATTGTTCGGCAGCGTGAAGGCAGAGCTGAGTTAGTAATTTATCTTCGTAGCTTAGGAAGCTTGCAGCAGCTAGAGTTAAATCCCCCAGGAGTTCCACGACATGTAAGTCTCGACGCTACAGGTCAATTCTTAGCGGTTGAGGTAAGTCGTGCTGGCGTATGGCAAACAGACCTTCTGCATCTCTACTTTTAA
- a CDS encoding Tol biopolymer transporter periplasmic protein produces MAAGLWGCVVKEHASTMTMVGNEREPSLSGNGRLLASIVDLDGQPTVQLRNIESGKILPLSYLQRHQPHSSPSLSWNGRYVAVIGNWRNGQRRALIEDRLNHRVHRLQLLGSQAPVRISLSPDARQLAVQWIKRGQWLIKVLDLSQLLEPDWPAGKQLTTSTRLADVSR; encoded by the coding sequence ATGGCAGCAGGACTTTGGGGTTGTGTAGTTAAGGAACATGCTTCTACGATGACGATGGTGGGCAATGAACGGGAACCAAGTCTGAGTGGTAATGGTCGACTACTTGCATCAATTGTTGATCTGGACGGCCAGCCGACAGTACAGCTGCGTAATATTGAGAGTGGAAAAATTCTACCTCTAAGCTACCTGCAACGGCATCAACCCCACAGTTCACCATCTCTGAGCTGGAATGGTCGTTATGTGGCTGTAATAGGTAACTGGAGAAATGGACAACGGCGAGCGCTAATTGAGGACCGGCTTAACCATCGAGTTCACCGATTGCAACTTCTAGGAAGCCAAGCTCCTGTACGAATAAGTCTTTCTCCTGATGCTCGCCAGTTAGCTGTACAGTGGATAAAGCGTGGGCAGTGGCTGATCAAGGTCTTGGACCTTAGTCAACTGCTAGAGCCAGATTGGCCTGCCGGCAAACAGCTCACGACATCCACGAGGCTAGCTGATGTGTCACGATGA
- a CDS encoding peptide deformylase, with protein MLKSFAQLARSVDQSHRSVSVSKEPLDTPPLDIRTLGDCSLRKRTERITKVDESVREIVRQMLHSMYTARGIGLAAPQVGIHKQLMVIDLEIEDPVSPPLVLINPEITSAGASITTYEEGCLSIPGVYLDVVRPTTIEVNFRDEMGRPHRMKADGLMARCIQHELDHLHGVLFVDRVQDESALDRELKSHGFKADDIRSLT; from the coding sequence TTGCTGAAAAGCTTTGCCCAGCTGGCGCGGTCGGTCGACCAATCCCATAGAAGCGTTAGTGTATCTAAGGAACCACTAGATACTCCGCCACTTGATATTCGCACTCTCGGAGACTGCTCACTTCGCAAACGCACTGAGCGCATCACTAAAGTTGATGAGTCGGTGCGGGAAATTGTAAGACAAATGCTACACAGCATGTATACTGCTCGGGGCATTGGACTGGCAGCGCCACAGGTGGGTATTCATAAACAGCTAATGGTAATTGACCTTGAGATCGAGGACCCTGTCTCACCACCATTAGTGCTGATCAATCCTGAGATTACATCAGCTGGAGCATCAATCACCACCTACGAAGAGGGTTGTCTCAGTATACCTGGCGTTTATTTAGATGTGGTGCGCCCTACCACCATTGAAGTCAATTTCCGCGATGAGATGGGGCGTCCTCATCGTATGAAGGCAGATGGTCTAATGGCCCGTTGCATACAGCATGAGCTGGACCATCTTCATGGAGTACTGTTTGTTGACAGAGTACAAGACGAGTCTGCACTTGACCGAGAGCTTAAGTCACACGGCTTTAAGGCAGATGATATCCGCTCACTAACTTGA
- a CDS encoding cupin, producing MVRAASASKALLFDYRQAANPIRPGLTEPIPYRQWNANLHNSGPSGITPLDLSHELGITGIATSPGLAAHFIRIKAGESIKAAAHTTSSLFFVLSGSGRCCYSADPSPAVPISWDAGDLFVLPAGPDPLLEADNTSVLYWVHDAPLLDYLGVKPTWPRFEATHYPADWLRSELERLAANPASAHSNRLSLLLANHDLPHTRTVTHVLWAMYGMVPAGSTQMPHRHQSVALDLIISCEPNCYTLVGTKLNANGTICSPERIDWQAGGVFITPPGHWHAHVNESSSTSYLLPIQDAGLQTYLRSLDIRFG from the coding sequence ATGGTACGGGCTGCTTCAGCCAGTAAGGCCCTACTGTTTGATTACCGACAAGCAGCTAATCCGATACGACCTGGCCTTACTGAGCCAATTCCCTATCGTCAGTGGAATGCGAATTTACACAACAGTGGACCTAGTGGCATTACTCCCCTTGATCTAAGCCATGAACTGGGAATTACAGGAATAGCAACTAGCCCTGGTCTTGCAGCTCACTTTATTCGTATCAAAGCCGGCGAGTCCATCAAAGCAGCTGCGCATACTACAAGCTCACTGTTTTTTGTACTTTCTGGTAGTGGTCGCTGTTGCTATTCTGCGGATCCGAGCCCTGCAGTCCCAATTAGCTGGGATGCAGGAGATTTGTTTGTGCTGCCCGCAGGCCCTGATCCTTTGTTGGAAGCCGATAATACCAGTGTCCTCTACTGGGTACATGATGCTCCTCTGCTAGACTATCTGGGAGTAAAGCCGACTTGGCCTCGCTTTGAGGCAACTCATTACCCGGCTGACTGGCTACGGTCGGAGCTAGAAAGATTAGCTGCTAACCCTGCCAGCGCTCATAGCAACCGTTTAAGTTTACTGCTAGCCAACCACGACTTGCCTCATACACGTACTGTAACTCATGTACTTTGGGCTATGTATGGTATGGTACCAGCTGGCTCGACTCAGATGCCACACCGCCATCAATCAGTAGCTTTGGATCTAATCATCAGCTGTGAGCCGAATTGTTATACCCTAGTAGGTACAAAACTCAACGCCAACGGCACAATTTGCAGCCCAGAGCGAATTGATTGGCAAGCTGGTGGTGTCTTCATTACACCTCCAGGACATTGGCATGCTCATGTAAACGAGAGCAGCAGCACATCTTACTTACTGCCGATCCAGGATGCTGGCCTGCAAACTTATCTGCGCAGTCTTGATATTCGCTTTGGCTAA
- a CDS encoding ABC transporter ATP-binding protein/permease, translating to MTTTARKPLQGLTSQLGKLQRLAQPYFLPVEETRGWQFLLLVVALLAIVVGLTLLLLTGAVAVSGELVPGWRDRFLPGIPQRVAAIWGSWIGPTISLVMLAGVACFIAFRSKLRQGRWLPWLLLSIIALLILVINGINVGISYIARNIENALVSYDQDSFWKIVAIYCFCLIIALPIRAVQSYLIPKLGLMWRQWLSSRLLGRYLSNRAYYILNPNDESLSNIDNPDQRISDDTRSFTSTSLSVLVEVISALLTFFSFAIVLWTINERLALFLLVYSLIGTTLIVIASRRLVSLNYQQLKLEADFRYGLVHIRDNAESIAFYGGENQEGVEANRRLDGAIRNYNRLIIWEALISVIQRSYDYFSRFLPWLVIAPIYFAKEVDFGVFGQASIAFSQVLFSVSYIVNNIDRLAAFSASISRLESFQGRVDEISQSKSTTSPTLAKTNSGNSDRLSLHHVSLSPPSTDRVLIRDLSLSLDPQQRLLVVGPSGCGKTSFLRLVSDLWVPEAGGEIKRPPAGELLFIPQKPYMLLGTLREQLCYPLRPDRFGDAQLRAVLEQVRLPDLVRRYPDLDIKQDWPRLLSLGEQQRLAFARLLLNAPHMVVLDEATSALDVATERHLYDLLCQREIAFISVGHRPTLKAFHDTVLELDGLGGWQLMPASSYEFGRI from the coding sequence ATGACTACGACCGCCCGGAAACCTCTTCAAGGACTGACCAGTCAGCTTGGTAAGCTTCAGCGTCTTGCTCAGCCCTACTTCTTGCCTGTTGAGGAAACTCGCGGCTGGCAGTTCCTGCTGCTTGTAGTTGCACTGCTTGCGATCGTAGTTGGCCTCACCCTACTTCTTCTAACTGGTGCAGTTGCTGTTAGTGGTGAGCTAGTGCCTGGTTGGCGTGACCGCTTCCTGCCAGGAATTCCTCAGCGTGTAGCAGCGATTTGGGGCAGCTGGATCGGCCCCACTATCAGCCTGGTCATGTTAGCCGGAGTCGCATGTTTCATTGCTTTCCGGTCTAAACTACGTCAGGGTCGCTGGTTGCCTTGGCTCTTGCTTAGCATAATTGCTCTGTTGATTCTTGTAATCAATGGCATCAATGTTGGTATCAGCTATATAGCACGTAATATCGAAAATGCACTTGTTTCCTACGACCAAGATAGCTTCTGGAAAATTGTAGCTATTTACTGCTTTTGCCTAATCATAGCACTGCCAATTAGAGCAGTTCAGAGCTATTTAATTCCAAAGTTAGGCTTAATGTGGCGTCAGTGGCTAAGTTCTCGTCTTCTAGGTCGCTACCTTTCAAACAGAGCTTATTATATCCTTAACCCTAACGACGAGTCCCTGTCAAATATTGATAACCCTGACCAGAGGATCTCTGACGACACACGCAGCTTTACTTCCACCAGCCTCAGTGTACTAGTAGAGGTTATTTCAGCCCTGCTAACCTTTTTCAGCTTCGCCATTGTCCTTTGGACTATTAACGAGCGCTTAGCGCTATTTTTACTTGTCTACTCCCTAATTGGTACAACGCTAATTGTCATAGCTAGCCGTCGTCTCGTCTCACTCAATTATCAACAGCTAAAGCTAGAGGCTGACTTCCGCTATGGTCTTGTGCACATAAGAGATAATGCTGAGTCGATTGCTTTCTATGGTGGTGAGAATCAAGAGGGAGTAGAAGCCAATCGTCGACTCGATGGTGCTATCCGAAACTACAACCGCCTGATTATCTGGGAGGCGTTGATCAGTGTGATTCAGCGTTCTTATGACTACTTTTCCCGCTTTCTCCCCTGGCTAGTAATAGCCCCAATCTACTTTGCTAAAGAGGTGGACTTTGGTGTCTTTGGCCAAGCAAGTATTGCTTTCTCGCAGGTGCTGTTCTCAGTTAGTTATATTGTCAACAATATCGACCGCCTAGCGGCTTTTTCTGCCAGTATATCTCGTCTCGAAAGTTTCCAAGGGCGCGTTGATGAAATCAGTCAGTCTAAGTCTACTACATCTCCCACACTAGCAAAGACTAATTCCGGAAATTCTGATCGGCTTTCACTACATCATGTTAGTCTTAGTCCTCCTAGTACCGACCGCGTTTTAATTCGGGATCTTAGCCTAAGCCTTGACCCACAACAACGTCTACTTGTAGTGGGTCCTTCTGGTTGCGGTAAGACCTCTTTTTTAAGGCTAGTTAGTGACCTGTGGGTACCAGAGGCTGGGGGCGAGATTAAGAGGCCTCCTGCAGGAGAACTTCTCTTCATCCCCCAGAAGCCATATATGCTGCTGGGAACATTGAGGGAGCAGCTTTGCTACCCGCTGCGCCCAGACCGTTTCGGTGATGCTCAACTACGAGCAGTACTGGAGCAAGTTCGGTTGCCAGATCTAGTCAGGCGTTACCCTGACCTTGATATCAAGCAAGACTGGCCACGTCTACTATCCCTTGGTGAGCAGCAACGTCTCGCCTTCGCCCGACTTCTGCTAAACGCTCCGCATATGGTTGTCTTGGATGAAGCAACGAGCGCTCTCGACGTGGCTACTGAGCGCCATTTGTACGATCTTCTTTGCCAGCGTGAGATAGCCTTTATCAGTGTTGGCCACCGACCCACACTTAAAGCCTTCCACGACACAGTGCTAGAGCTTGATGGTCTTGGAGGCTGGCAGCTGATGCCAGCATCTAGCTATGAGTTCGGTCGTATCTGA
- a CDS encoding 30S ribosomal protein S21 gives MTQVTVGENEGIESALRRFKRQVSKAGIFADLKRLRHHETPIEKYKRKAQQRRRRR, from the coding sequence ATGACCCAGGTCACAGTCGGAGAAAATGAGGGTATTGAATCTGCATTACGCCGCTTTAAGAGGCAAGTTTCAAAAGCTGGCATTTTTGCTGATCTCAAGCGCCTGCGTCATCATGAGACCCCTATCGAGAAGTACAAGCGCAAGGCTCAGCAGCGCCGCCGCCGCCGCTAA
- a CDS encoding histidine triad nucleotide-binding protein, whose product MTGKTIFGRILCGEISCDEVYSDDYCLAFRDIQPQAPVHVLVIPRKPIESLRSAGKEDCYLLGHLLLVATKVASQEGLEEWRTIINSGASAGQTVFHLHVHVIGGRPLTWPPG is encoded by the coding sequence ATGACTGGCAAAACAATCTTCGGTCGCATCCTATGTGGCGAAATCAGTTGTGACGAGGTCTATAGTGATGACTACTGTCTCGCGTTCCGCGATATCCAGCCTCAAGCACCTGTTCATGTGTTGGTGATCCCTCGCAAACCGATAGAAAGCCTGCGGTCTGCCGGCAAAGAGGACTGTTACCTGCTTGGACATCTGCTGTTAGTTGCAACAAAGGTCGCATCGCAAGAAGGCCTTGAGGAATGGCGGACAATAATTAATAGTGGTGCTAGTGCTGGCCAGACTGTGTTCCATCTGCATGTGCACGTAATCGGGGGCCGTCCTCTGACATGGCCTCCCGGCTGA
- a CDS encoding high light inducible protein, translated as MSSVVSENPRLMTNDTNSASGIPMTSATTGDVPAFGWSNYAERVNGRFAMLGFSAVLLIETLSHDTFLHWAGLVP; from the coding sequence ATGAGTTCGGTCGTATCTGAAAATCCTCGACTTATGACTAACGATACCAACAGCGCCTCTGGGATTCCAATGACTAGCGCAACTACTGGTGATGTACCAGCATTTGGTTGGAGCAACTACGCTGAGCGTGTAAACGGGCGCTTTGCAATGTTGGGATTCTCTGCTGTGTTGCTAATCGAGACACTTAGCCATGACACTTTTCTTCACTGGGCTGGGCTCGTGCCTTGA